One Kitasatospora sp. MAP12-44 DNA segment encodes these proteins:
- a CDS encoding AAA family ATPase: MLLERVSETALVTEALRDAAAGRSAQILLTGPLGIGRSALLQELPACAGDDVYVLRANAAPMEQDFAFGVVRQLFDSLLAVAPEADRERWLRDCGSARLVFADDTLTVEESPDCACEAVLHDLRSLLVRVSADVPLLILVDDLQWADSSSLRWLAYLGKRLHGLRAVLVCTLRDGDPRAQDPLVREVADGSGRVLRPRPLSLEAARTMVRQKFGEAGDEEFVQACHEVSAGNPVFLLAVLVDLVVTGHRPRVDQVDAARLLRPRQLRERLAGCLRTQSQSVRDLAVAIATLGEHGDPALIAKLAGLDSIGTGGALRGLYQLGLLAGQGEPRFVHRVVQDAVESSLTVAERQHWHESAAAQLYHAGRPTEQVAAQLMAIATSSMPWSAAVLRTAADTAVRRGAPDVAARYLRRALLDSSEQGEDRARLLIDLATAERSFDTSACERHISQAIPLLSTPRDRAAAALRIFPGFLGTLPPSAVDLLRQAAEDLGSPDLLTGSARDPGLRLEARLRHAAREDSAELADAVERLHRMGEQPSVGSGAERELLAVLLNAATLTAALPAAEVARHADRILEREPATSARARSVLPLLALCFLGADSLRTLRSWHATEEQTRRQRGAAVDALVHAERALVFVGLGRLTPAREHVESAFELGPADWQEAGDIATAALCAVALEVRDPAFGERVLTHLGRHRPTGLISTGLLRLLEGAAQAQRGRWSDALDSVLSSGRQFGAAGWHNPVLFPWRPWAVGLHRRLGDTRSALVLAEEEYAYATAWGAPVGLGRALRLRGALLGGEVGSDLLREAVGVLRGSANELELARALRALGRRLGEGAEAEAALREAAVLARGCAAPWRAERAVLGGDEAPGAAPEALLTPTESRVAALVTRGLTNQEIAGELGVSSRAVEKHLTNSYRKLGTSGRREFVALWKGSDPAVA; the protein is encoded by the coding sequence ATGCTGCTTGAACGCGTTTCGGAGACGGCGCTGGTCACAGAGGCGCTGCGCGACGCCGCGGCGGGCAGGTCCGCGCAGATCCTGCTGACCGGCCCGCTGGGCATCGGCCGCTCGGCCCTGCTCCAGGAGCTGCCGGCCTGCGCCGGCGACGACGTCTACGTGCTGCGGGCCAACGCGGCGCCGATGGAGCAGGACTTCGCCTTCGGCGTCGTGCGCCAACTCTTCGACAGCCTGCTGGCGGTGGCCCCGGAGGCGGACCGCGAACGCTGGTTGCGCGACTGCGGCTCCGCCCGGCTGGTCTTCGCCGACGACACCCTGACCGTCGAGGAGAGCCCCGACTGCGCCTGCGAGGCGGTCCTGCACGACCTGCGCTCGCTGCTGGTGCGGGTGAGCGCGGACGTGCCGCTGCTGATCCTGGTCGACGACCTGCAGTGGGCGGACAGCTCCTCGCTGCGCTGGCTCGCCTACCTGGGCAAGCGCCTGCACGGCCTGCGGGCGGTGCTGGTCTGCACCCTGCGCGACGGAGACCCGCGCGCCCAGGACCCGCTGGTGCGCGAGGTGGCGGACGGCTCCGGCCGGGTGCTGCGCCCAAGGCCGCTGTCGCTGGAGGCGGCCCGCACGATGGTGCGCCAGAAGTTCGGCGAGGCGGGGGACGAGGAGTTCGTCCAGGCCTGCCACGAGGTCTCGGCGGGCAACCCGGTCTTCCTGCTGGCGGTGCTGGTGGACCTGGTGGTCACCGGCCACCGGCCCAGGGTCGACCAGGTGGACGCGGCCCGCTTGCTGCGCCCCCGTCAGCTGAGGGAGCGTCTGGCGGGCTGCCTGCGCACCCAGTCGCAATCGGTGCGCGACCTCGCGGTGGCGATCGCCACCCTCGGCGAGCACGGCGATCCAGCCCTGATCGCCAAGCTGGCCGGGCTCGACTCGATCGGCACCGGCGGAGCGCTGCGCGGCCTGTACCAGCTGGGGCTGCTGGCCGGCCAGGGCGAGCCGCGCTTCGTCCACCGCGTCGTGCAGGACGCGGTGGAGTCCTCGCTGACCGTGGCGGAGCGTCAGCACTGGCACGAGTCGGCGGCCGCCCAGCTCTACCACGCCGGACGCCCCACCGAGCAGGTCGCCGCCCAGCTGATGGCCATCGCCACCTCCAGCATGCCGTGGTCGGCGGCCGTCCTGCGCACCGCCGCCGACACGGCTGTCCGTCGCGGCGCCCCCGACGTGGCCGCCCGCTACCTGCGGCGCGCGCTGCTGGACAGTTCGGAGCAGGGCGAGGACCGGGCCCGGCTGCTGATCGACCTGGCCACCGCCGAGCGCTCCTTCGACACCTCCGCCTGCGAGCGGCACATCTCCCAGGCGATACCGCTGCTGAGCACCCCCAGGGACCGGGCCGCCGCCGCCCTGCGGATCTTCCCGGGCTTCCTGGGCACGCTGCCGCCCTCGGCCGTCGACCTGCTGCGCCAGGCCGCCGAGGACCTCGGCTCCCCGGACCTGCTCACGGGCTCGGCACGAGATCCGGGCCTGCGCCTGGAGGCACGACTGCGGCACGCCGCCCGCGAGGACTCGGCCGAACTGGCCGACGCGGTCGAGCGCCTGCACCGGATGGGGGAGCAGCCGTCGGTCGGCTCCGGGGCGGAGCGCGAGTTGCTGGCCGTGCTGCTCAACGCGGCGACGCTGACCGCCGCGCTGCCGGCCGCCGAGGTCGCCCGGCACGCCGACCGGATCCTGGAGCGCGAACCGGCCACCTCCGCCCGGGCCCGGTCCGTGCTGCCGCTGCTGGCGCTCTGCTTCCTCGGCGCCGACTCGCTGCGCACACTGCGCTCCTGGCACGCGACCGAGGAGCAGACCCGTCGTCAGCGCGGCGCCGCGGTGGACGCGCTGGTGCACGCCGAGCGCGCCCTGGTCTTCGTCGGCCTCGGACGGCTGACGCCCGCGCGCGAGCACGTCGAGTCCGCCTTCGAGCTGGGCCCGGCCGACTGGCAGGAGGCCGGGGACATCGCCACCGCCGCGCTCTGCGCGGTGGCCCTGGAGGTGCGCGACCCGGCGTTCGGCGAGCGGGTGCTGACCCATCTGGGTCGCCACCGGCCCACCGGGCTGATCTCCACCGGCCTGCTGCGGCTGCTGGAGGGCGCGGCGCAGGCGCAGCGCGGCCGCTGGAGCGATGCGCTGGACAGCGTGCTGAGCAGCGGGCGGCAGTTCGGTGCGGCCGGCTGGCACAACCCCGTGCTGTTCCCGTGGCGCCCCTGGGCGGTCGGCCTGCACCGCCGGCTCGGCGACACCCGCTCGGCGCTGGTGCTGGCCGAGGAGGAGTACGCGTATGCCACCGCCTGGGGCGCGCCCGTCGGCCTGGGCCGGGCCCTGCGGCTGCGCGGCGCGCTGCTGGGCGGCGAGGTGGGCAGCGACCTGTTGCGGGAGGCGGTCGGCGTCCTGCGCGGGTCCGCCAACGAGCTGGAACTCGCGCGCGCCCTGCGGGCGTTGGGCCGGCGCCTGGGCGAGGGCGCGGAGGCGGAGGCGGCCCTGCGGGAGGCCGCCGTGCTGGCCCGCGGCTGCGC